In a genomic window of Streptomyces sp. NBC_01142:
- a CDS encoding sensor histidine kinase, with product MTALPRPHRDDVLIAVAGFLGGLLLWQLGLDNHPKQGLGPRWLALLPLAVISAAALLRRTMPLTALGIGTLMMAADQFVNGNIATAVLFTDLVYAAVLYGSPAAARRIPDVSVMIAVATTLTGLVLFDGAEAVLLGLVVALVTVAPAATGFSVRTHRDAAEAARLRAEQTRLLAEMDRTQAVTAERARMARELHDMVANHLSAIAIHSTAALSLDDQKTSREALGVIRENSVDGLAEMRRLIGLLRDSGDDGGPAAAPTLDGIDALLEQTRTNGASSGLEFTLADARGESLPLPAPVELSAYRIVQESLTNALKHASPGTVSVTLGQDGQVLIVGITSPYGDRPGPRAPGSGAGLVGMRERVALLDGTFEAGPVTAGDGTKIWQVRAELPVEEGNGKV from the coding sequence GTGACCGCTCTCCCCCGCCCGCACCGCGACGATGTGCTCATCGCCGTGGCCGGATTCCTCGGCGGCCTGCTGCTGTGGCAGCTGGGCCTGGACAATCACCCCAAGCAGGGCCTCGGTCCCCGCTGGCTCGCTCTGCTGCCGCTGGCCGTGATCAGCGCGGCGGCGCTGCTGCGCCGGACCATGCCTCTTACGGCGCTGGGCATCGGCACCCTGATGATGGCCGCCGACCAGTTCGTGAACGGCAACATCGCCACCGCCGTGCTCTTCACCGATCTGGTCTACGCGGCGGTCCTGTACGGCAGCCCGGCAGCGGCCCGGCGCATTCCGGACGTGAGCGTGATGATCGCGGTGGCCACCACACTCACCGGCCTGGTGCTCTTCGACGGGGCGGAGGCCGTGCTGCTCGGCCTGGTGGTGGCACTGGTCACGGTGGCCCCCGCCGCGACCGGCTTCAGTGTGCGCACCCATCGCGACGCGGCCGAGGCGGCCAGGTTGCGCGCCGAGCAGACCCGGCTTCTCGCGGAGATGGACCGCACCCAGGCGGTGACCGCCGAGCGTGCCCGGATGGCCCGCGAGCTGCACGACATGGTCGCCAACCATCTCTCGGCGATCGCGATCCACTCCACCGCCGCGCTCTCGCTCGACGATCAGAAGACCTCGCGCGAGGCGCTCGGGGTCATCCGCGAGAACAGCGTGGACGGCCTGGCCGAAATGCGCCGGCTGATCGGGCTGCTGCGGGACAGCGGCGACGACGGGGGGCCCGCGGCCGCACCGACCCTCGACGGTATCGACGCGCTGCTGGAGCAGACGCGGACCAACGGCGCCTCCAGCGGCCTGGAGTTCACGCTGGCCGACGCGCGCGGGGAGAGTCTGCCGCTGCCCGCGCCGGTCGAGCTCTCGGCGTACCGCATCGTCCAGGAGTCACTGACCAATGCCCTCAAGCACGCCTCTCCCGGCACGGTCTCCGTCACTCTGGGCCAGGACGGGCAGGTGCTGATCGTCGGGATCACCAGCCCGTACGGCGACCGGCCGGGACCGCGCGCCCCCGGCTCCGGGGCCGGTCTGGTCGGTATGCGCGAGCGGGTGGCGCTGCTGGACGGGACGTTCGAGGCCGGACCGGTCACCGCAGGCGACGGCACGAAGATCTGGCAGGTACGGGCAGAACTGCCCGTCGAGGAAGGGAACGGCAAGGTATGA
- a CDS encoding cob(I)yrinic acid a,c-diamide adenosyltransferase, translated as MVNLTRIYTRTGDQGTTALGDMSRTAKTDPRIAAYADANEANAALGTAIALGQLPEEVVKVLVRVQNDLFDVGADLCTPVVEAPEYPPLRVEQFYIDKLEADCDRFLEELEKLRSFILPGGTPGAALLHQACTVVRRAERSTWAALEVHGGSMNSLTATYLNRLSDLLFILARTANKEAGDVLWVPGGER; from the coding sequence ATGGTCAATCTGACGCGCATCTACACCCGTACCGGCGACCAGGGCACCACGGCGCTGGGCGACATGAGCCGGACCGCCAAGACCGATCCGCGGATCGCGGCCTACGCCGACGCCAACGAGGCCAACGCCGCGCTCGGCACGGCGATCGCGCTCGGGCAGCTGCCGGAGGAGGTCGTCAAGGTCCTCGTCCGCGTCCAGAACGACCTCTTCGACGTGGGCGCGGACCTGTGCACCCCCGTGGTCGAGGCGCCGGAGTACCCGCCGCTGCGGGTCGAGCAGTTCTACATCGACAAGCTGGAGGCGGACTGCGACCGCTTCCTGGAGGAGCTGGAGAAGCTCCGCAGCTTCATCCTGCCGGGCGGTACGCCGGGGGCGGCGCTGCTGCACCAGGCCTGCACGGTCGTCCGGCGCGCGGAGCGCTCGACGTGGGCGGCGCTGGAGGTGCACGGCGGGAGCATGAACAGCCTGACGGCGACGTATCTCAACCGCCTGTCCGACCTCCTGTTCATCCTGGCCCGTACGGCGAACAAGGAGGCCGGTGACGTGCTCTGGGTCCCGGGCGGCGAGCGGTAG
- a CDS encoding ABC transporter permease, whose amino-acid sequence MPSVLSDTALIFSRYARQTLHSRFQILFGVLMPLLYLLFFGPLLSDLPLASQGDSWQVLVPGLLLQLGLFGALFSGFAIIIEKQFGVVERMRVTPVSRLALLLGRVLRDAVLFVFQAVLLVLAAEVMGLRAPLGGILIGFVFVFAVTLSLAALSYALALKVSEPYEFGPVINAVSMPSMLLSGLMLPMTLAPGWLDVLSHFMPFRYLVDAMRAAYVGDYTGTAMLYGGLMALALVLGSVTVGTRVFRRAGA is encoded by the coding sequence ATGCCTTCAGTTCTCTCCGACACCGCGCTGATCTTTTCGCGGTACGCCCGGCAGACCCTGCACTCCAGGTTCCAGATCCTCTTCGGCGTACTGATGCCGCTGCTGTATCTCCTCTTCTTCGGGCCGCTGCTGTCCGATCTGCCGCTCGCCTCCCAGGGTGACTCCTGGCAGGTCCTGGTGCCCGGCCTGCTTCTCCAACTCGGCTTGTTCGGCGCACTGTTCTCCGGATTCGCGATCATCATCGAGAAGCAGTTCGGCGTCGTGGAGCGGATGCGGGTGACGCCGGTCAGCCGGCTGGCCCTGCTCCTCGGACGGGTGCTGCGCGACGCCGTGCTCTTCGTGTTCCAGGCGGTGCTGCTGGTGCTGGCCGCGGAGGTCATGGGGCTGCGTGCGCCGCTGGGCGGCATCCTCATCGGCTTCGTGTTCGTCTTCGCGGTGACACTCTCGCTCGCGGCGCTCTCGTACGCGCTGGCGCTCAAGGTCTCCGAGCCGTACGAGTTCGGTCCGGTCATCAACGCCGTCAGCATGCCGTCGATGCTGCTCTCCGGGCTGATGCTGCCGATGACGCTCGCCCCGGGCTGGCTGGACGTGCTGTCGCACTTCATGCCGTTCCGCTATCTGGTGGACGCGATGCGGGCCGCCTATGTCGGCGACTACACGGGGACGGCCATGCTGTACGGCGGACTCATGGCGCTCGCCCTCGTTCTCGGCTCCGTGACGGTCGGCACACGTGTCTTCCGCCGGGCCGGTGCGTAA
- a CDS encoding ABC transporter ATP-binding protein — translation MAIISTAGLALTFQTRNGPVEAVRGIDLTVQPGEILGFLGPNGAGKTTTLRMLTTLLRPTGGAATVAGFDLTRDPAGVRRRIGYVAQSGGVDLSVSVREELVTQGRLYRLSRTHAVARADELARDLGLTELMDRKCAALSRGQRRRLDIAMGLTHRPEVLFLDEPTTGLDPGSRADLWQLVRRIREEQGTTVFLTTHYLDEADALSDRLVVADKGVVVAEGTPSALKLRYGGSADASLQDTFLAITGRSIAPEDTAPVAV, via the coding sequence ATGGCAATCATCAGTACGGCCGGACTCGCACTGACCTTCCAGACCAGGAACGGACCCGTCGAGGCCGTGCGCGGCATCGACCTGACCGTGCAGCCGGGCGAGATCCTCGGCTTCCTCGGCCCGAACGGAGCGGGCAAGACGACCACCCTGCGGATGCTCACCACGCTGCTGAGGCCCACCGGCGGTGCCGCCACGGTCGCTGGATTCGATCTGACCCGCGACCCCGCCGGGGTACGCCGCAGGATCGGTTACGTCGCCCAGTCGGGTGGCGTCGACCTCTCCGTCTCCGTACGCGAGGAGCTGGTCACCCAGGGGCGGCTCTACCGCCTCTCCCGTACCCACGCCGTCGCCCGCGCCGACGAACTGGCGCGCGACCTCGGCCTCACCGAGCTGATGGACCGCAAGTGCGCCGCCCTCTCCCGCGGTCAGCGACGGCGGCTCGATATCGCGATGGGGCTGACGCACCGGCCCGAAGTGCTCTTCCTGGACGAGCCGACCACCGGACTCGACCCGGGCAGCCGGGCCGATCTGTGGCAGCTGGTGCGCCGCATCCGCGAGGAGCAGGGCACCACCGTCTTCCTCACCACGCACTATCTCGACGAGGCGGACGCGCTCTCCGACCGGCTCGTCGTGGCCGACAAGGGCGTAGTGGTGGCCGAGGGCACGCCGAGTGCGCTCAAGCTCCGGTACGGCGGCTCGGCCGACGCATCCCTCCAGGACACCTTCCTCGCCATCACCGGGCGCAGTATCGCGCCCGAGGACACCGCCCCCGTCGCCGTTTAG
- a CDS encoding TetR/AcrR family transcriptional regulator, translating to MAEGLRERKKRRTRQHISDVATGLFVERGFDVVTIAEIAEAADVSVNTVYNYFPAKEDLFLDRSAGIVDRLSRYVRGRGAGESAADAVLRELREQVEAVSPTVGLHAGYDSFLKVIHGAHTLRSRLWHIQHEARENIEETLREETGAAPGDTLPTLVAGQLSWVQDTLMACIGRAMVVGRSPEEVSREALVLLDDMEELLGERVLKYAVREA from the coding sequence ATGGCCGAGGGACTCAGAGAGCGGAAGAAGCGCCGGACCAGGCAGCACATCTCGGATGTCGCCACCGGTCTGTTCGTGGAGCGCGGCTTCGACGTGGTGACGATCGCCGAGATCGCCGAGGCGGCGGACGTCTCCGTCAACACCGTCTACAACTACTTTCCGGCCAAGGAGGACCTCTTCCTGGACCGGAGCGCGGGCATCGTCGACCGGCTCTCCCGCTATGTGCGCGGCCGCGGGGCGGGGGAGTCGGCTGCCGACGCAGTCCTGCGTGAACTGCGCGAACAGGTCGAGGCCGTCTCACCCACCGTCGGACTGCACGCGGGCTACGACAGCTTCCTGAAGGTCATCCACGGCGCGCACACCCTCCGCTCCCGCCTCTGGCACATCCAGCACGAGGCCCGGGAGAACATCGAGGAGACGCTCCGGGAGGAGACCGGCGCCGCACCCGGCGACACCCTCCCGACCCTCGTGGCCGGCCAGCTCTCCTGGGTGCAGGACACGCTCATGGCCTGCATCGGCCGCGCGATGGTGGTCGGCCGCTCGCCGGAAGAGGTCTCCCGCGAGGCACTCGTCCTTCTGGACGACATGGAGGAACTGCTGGGCGAGAGGGTGCTCAAGTACGCGGTGCGCGAAGCCTGA
- a CDS encoding 3-hydroxyacyl-CoA dehydrogenase family protein: protein MARKLAVIGAGLMGSGIAQVSAQAGWEVVLRDVTDAALTRGRDGIKASYDKFVSKGKLEAADADAALARITTTTDLDAVADADIVVEAVFEKLEVKHEIFRALDKLVRDDAVLASNTSAIPITKIAAVTERPERVVGAHFFSPVPMMQLCELVRGYKTSDETLAITREFAESVGKTCIVVNRDVAGFVTTRLISALIVEAAKLYESGVASAEDIDIACKLGFGHAMGPLATADLTGVDILLHATGNIYTESQDEKFAPPELMRRMVDAGDIGRKSGQGFYKH from the coding sequence GTGGCCAGGAAGCTCGCCGTCATCGGCGCCGGACTCATGGGGTCCGGTATCGCGCAGGTCTCGGCCCAGGCGGGCTGGGAGGTCGTGCTGCGTGATGTCACCGACGCGGCTCTGACCCGCGGCAGGGACGGCATCAAGGCCTCGTACGACAAGTTCGTCTCCAAGGGCAAGCTCGAAGCGGCCGACGCCGACGCGGCGTTGGCGCGCATCACCACCACCACCGACCTGGACGCCGTCGCCGATGCGGACATCGTCGTCGAAGCCGTCTTCGAGAAGCTCGAGGTCAAGCACGAGATCTTCCGTGCGCTCGACAAGCTCGTACGGGACGATGCGGTGCTCGCCTCCAACACCTCCGCCATCCCGATCACCAAGATCGCGGCCGTGACGGAGCGTCCGGAGCGCGTCGTCGGTGCGCACTTCTTCTCGCCCGTCCCGATGATGCAGCTGTGCGAGCTGGTGCGCGGCTACAAGACCAGTGACGAAACCCTCGCCATCACGCGGGAGTTCGCCGAGTCCGTCGGCAAGACCTGCATCGTCGTCAACCGCGACGTTGCCGGCTTTGTCACCACCCGTCTCATTTCGGCGCTGATCGTCGAGGCCGCCAAGCTGTACGAATCGGGCGTGGCGTCCGCCGAGGACATCGACATCGCCTGCAAGCTGGGCTTCGGCCACGCCATGGGGCCGCTCGCCACCGCCGACCTCACGGGCGTGGACATCCTGCTCCACGCCACCGGCAACATCTACACCGAGTCCCAGGACGAGAAGTTCGCGCCGCCGGAGCTGATGCGCCGGATGGTTGACGCGGGTGACATCGGACGCAAGAGCGGGCAGGGCTTCTACAAGCACTGA
- a CDS encoding STAS domain-containing protein — MHIRGDHAELVVGGRLDVRSAADARTVLHAAVDDGVGDLVLDLTHLDSWDATGLGVIMGAHRRAGRCGRRLVLRGVPPQMQRLLVATRLHRILAIEGGIAAESLPRV, encoded by the coding sequence ATGCACATCAGGGGCGACCACGCCGAGCTGGTCGTCGGGGGCCGCCTCGACGTCCGCAGCGCGGCGGACGCCCGTACGGTCCTGCACGCGGCCGTCGACGACGGAGTCGGCGACCTGGTGCTCGACCTGACTCATCTCGACTCCTGGGACGCCACCGGGCTCGGGGTCATCATGGGCGCCCACCGCAGGGCCGGCCGCTGCGGCCGGCGGCTGGTGCTGCGCGGCGTCCCGCCGCAGATGCAGAGACTGCTGGTCGCGACCCGGCTGCATCGCATTCTTGCGATCGAAGGCGGCATCGCGGCCGAATCGCTCCCCCGGGTGTGA
- a CDS encoding ATP-binding protein, producing MDNDSFGEDAGQARPPRDAMTPDFGQSAPALARTVQLVSGDFLLTVNPIDGSEIEPCPPGEQPARPARRSAAERVELLRAAQPPVPAGPASPRLPLLERDEERERLVRLLGRGRSVRLTGPAGSGRSALLDAVAEECADLAPDGVVRLSGYHRTPTELLYELFAIVHSAPLHRPDRAGLLEIVRDIGAIVVLDDLEFGGASLGELLDAAPECAFLVAATPDVAAPSADSHLEEVFLAGLGRSTSLDLLKRTVDRPLTEDEANWAGDLWFESEGLPLRFVQAGALLRQCDTLRADPETSEAYAPFDAVEGIDVPLPTLGEGAAPAALLASRLGKSARQTLRIAVALGGEIPHQAHLPALVGDTHADAALGELMSCGLVSPVGTRYRLAAGVMAQLTEKGYAQDALAHAHTAAQHYAWWAGHPSVTPERAVAESDAVLAALTALVPGQEAGHPSAAVLLARSAAPALAAGLHWGAWERALRAGSEAARIAGEVAEEAYFHHELGVLALCHGNLDRARAELEASIAMRGALADKRGTVAGRRALALVADRAGGPLLGGRSPAGEEVPAARYEESASPPRGIPAAVPLVGLGSGRAGGPVRPEEVTTLVAGQSAGGGTKWGRRLSVLGGARRNLVAAGAGALLAAVLGTVVTLGATSDQEDPPGSKVRNGQSANEDDAQDGMDAEEPAANSSNHPGGPGDGTEDPKDPGSVTPGATSSSGNASTPGGEPSSSASTPDGKPSTSGKPPTRPTTKPPTPTKPPATTFTPPTPSTTPPTATPTPTPTGTPADSTSASGPATTTSAPMTSSSAPGSTGSSGSTTESSPVM from the coding sequence ATGGACAACGACAGCTTCGGCGAGGACGCGGGACAGGCGCGCCCGCCGCGCGACGCCATGACTCCCGACTTCGGGCAGTCCGCTCCGGCGCTCGCCCGTACCGTCCAGCTCGTCTCGGGCGACTTCCTGCTCACCGTCAATCCGATCGACGGCAGTGAGATCGAACCCTGCCCGCCGGGCGAACAGCCCGCGCGGCCGGCCCGGCGCAGCGCCGCCGAGCGCGTCGAGCTGCTGCGCGCGGCGCAGCCGCCCGTACCGGCGGGTCCCGCCTCGCCCCGGCTCCCGCTGCTGGAGCGCGACGAGGAGCGGGAGCGGCTGGTACGGCTCCTGGGGCGCGGGCGCTCGGTGCGGCTCACCGGACCCGCGGGCTCCGGGCGCAGTGCCCTGCTCGACGCGGTCGCCGAGGAGTGCGCGGACCTCGCGCCCGACGGTGTCGTACGCCTCAGCGGCTACCACCGCACCCCCACCGAGCTGCTCTACGAGCTCTTCGCCATCGTCCACAGCGCCCCGCTGCACCGTCCCGACCGGGCCGGGCTGCTCGAAATCGTCCGCGACATCGGAGCGATCGTCGTCCTCGACGACCTCGAGTTCGGCGGAGCGTCCCTGGGCGAGCTGCTGGACGCCGCGCCCGAATGCGCCTTCCTCGTCGCTGCCACACCCGACGTCGCCGCGCCCTCCGCGGACTCGCACCTCGAAGAGGTCTTCCTCGCCGGGCTCGGCCGCAGCACCTCGCTGGACCTGCTCAAGCGCACCGTGGACCGGCCGCTCACCGAGGACGAGGCGAACTGGGCGGGCGACCTCTGGTTCGAGTCCGAGGGCCTGCCGCTGCGCTTCGTACAGGCCGGTGCACTGCTGCGGCAGTGCGACACCCTGCGTGCCGACCCGGAGACCTCCGAGGCGTACGCACCCTTCGACGCGGTCGAGGGCATCGACGTACCGCTGCCGACGCTGGGGGAGGGGGCCGCGCCCGCGGCACTGCTCGCCTCCCGGCTGGGCAAGTCCGCTCGTCAGACTCTGCGCATCGCCGTCGCGCTCGGCGGCGAGATCCCGCACCAGGCACACCTGCCGGCGCTCGTCGGGGACACCCACGCGGACGCCGCGCTCGGTGAGCTGATGAGCTGCGGACTGGTCTCCCCGGTCGGTACGCGCTACCGGCTGGCGGCCGGCGTCATGGCGCAGCTGACGGAGAAGGGCTACGCCCAGGACGCGCTCGCCCACGCCCACACCGCCGCCCAGCACTACGCCTGGTGGGCGGGACACCCCTCGGTCACCCCCGAGCGGGCGGTGGCCGAGTCGGACGCGGTCCTCGCGGCGCTCACCGCGCTCGTGCCGGGCCAGGAGGCCGGGCACCCCAGCGCGGCCGTGCTGCTGGCCCGCAGCGCCGCCCCTGCCCTCGCGGCGGGGCTGCACTGGGGCGCCTGGGAGCGTGCCCTGCGGGCGGGCTCCGAGGCGGCCCGGATAGCGGGCGAGGTCGCCGAAGAGGCGTACTTCCACCACGAGCTGGGCGTCCTGGCTCTCTGCCACGGCAACCTGGACCGGGCACGTGCCGAGCTGGAGGCCTCCATCGCCATGCGCGGGGCGCTCGCCGACAAGCGGGGCACCGTCGCGGGACGCAGGGCGCTGGCGCTCGTCGCGGACCGTGCGGGCGGCCCGCTGCTCGGCGGACGCAGTCCGGCGGGCGAGGAGGTGCCGGCCGCACGGTACGAGGAGTCGGCGTCGCCGCCCCGGGGCATTCCGGCAGCCGTGCCTCTGGTGGGGCTGGGATCCGGCCGGGCGGGAGGTCCGGTCCGTCCGGAGGAGGTCACGACGCTGGTGGCCGGGCAGAGCGCCGGTGGCGGCACCAAGTGGGGCCGCCGTCTCTCGGTGCTCGGCGGCGCCCGCCGCAACCTCGTCGCCGCGGGAGCGGGCGCGCTGCTCGCCGCGGTGCTCGGCACGGTGGTGACGCTCGGCGCGACCTCGGACCAGGAGGACCCGCCGGGCAGCAAGGTCAGGAACGGCCAGTCCGCGAACGAGGACGACGCCCAGGACGGCATGGACGCGGAGGAGCCGGCTGCCAACTCGTCCAACCACCCCGGCGGCCCCGGCGACGGAACCGAGGACCCGAAGGACCCGGGCTCGGTGACGCCGGGCGCCACCTCCTCGTCGGGCAACGCGTCCACGCCGGGCGGCGAACCGTCCTCCAGCGCGTCGACGCCGGACGGCAAGCCTTCGACGTCGGGCAAGCCCCCGACCAGGCCGACGACGAAGCCGCCCACGCCGACGAAGCCGCCCGCCACGACGTTCACGCCGCCGACGCCGTCCACCACGCCGCCCACCGCGACGCCTACGCCGACGCCGACGGGTACTCCCGCGGACTCCACCTCCGCGAGCGGCCCCGCGACGACCACCAGCGCCCCGATGACCAGCAGCAGCGCCCCCGGGTCCACCGGCTCCTCGGGCTCCACCACGGAGTCCTCACCGGTCATGTGA
- the nucS gene encoding endonuclease NucS: MRLVIARCSVDYAGRLTAHLPSAPRLILVKADGSVSIHADDRAYKPLNWMSPPCALKEGDGSVWTVVNKAGEKLIITMEEILHDSSHELGVDPGLIKDGVEAHLQELLADRIETLGEGYSLIRREYPTAIGPVDILCRDSDGATVAVEIKRRGEIDGVEQLTRYLELLNRDPHLAPVKGLFAAQEIKPQARVLATDRGIGCVVLDYNALRGIEDDKLRLF; this comes from the coding sequence ATGCGTCTTGTCATCGCCCGCTGCTCCGTGGACTACGCGGGCCGGCTCACCGCCCACCTGCCCTCCGCCCCCCGTCTGATCCTGGTCAAGGCAGACGGCAGCGTCTCCATCCATGCCGACGACAGGGCGTACAAACCGCTCAACTGGATGTCCCCTCCCTGCGCTCTCAAAGAGGGCGACGGCAGCGTGTGGACCGTCGTGAACAAAGCGGGCGAGAAACTGATCATTACGATGGAGGAAATCCTCCATGACTCGTCGCACGAGCTCGGCGTGGACCCCGGTCTCATCAAGGACGGCGTGGAAGCGCACCTCCAGGAGCTGCTCGCCGACCGGATCGAGACACTGGGCGAGGGCTACAGCCTGATCCGGCGCGAATACCCCACGGCCATCGGCCCGGTGGACATCCTGTGCCGGGACTCCGACGGCGCGACCGTGGCCGTGGAGATCAAGCGGCGCGGCGAGATCGACGGTGTGGAGCAGCTCACGCGCTATCTGGAGCTGCTGAACCGCGATCCGCACCTGGCTCCGGTGAAGGGCCTCTTCGCCGCACAGGAGATCAAGCCCCAGGCACGGGTGCTGGCGACGGACCGCGGGATCGGCTGCGTGGTGCTGGACTACAACGCGCTGCGCGGTATCGAGGACGACAAGCTCAGGCTCTTCTGA
- a CDS encoding SCO5389 family protein encodes MSLDVSPALLEQAERGEVDEAVFVDCVRTSLPFAWEMISSLVAQLKVDGGDFADNQTPPPDEQARGQLLRALASDAIRGALQRHFGVRLAFQNCHRVAVFPLDSSVDERLARFTSVRGQLLNQSPELRDC; translated from the coding sequence ATGTCGCTCGACGTCTCACCGGCGCTGTTGGAACAGGCCGAGCGAGGCGAGGTCGACGAAGCTGTCTTCGTCGACTGCGTCCGGACCTCCCTGCCCTTCGCATGGGAGATGATCAGCTCTCTGGTGGCTCAGCTGAAGGTGGACGGCGGCGACTTCGCCGACAACCAGACGCCCCCGCCGGACGAGCAGGCACGTGGTCAGCTGCTGCGCGCGCTCGCGAGTGACGCGATTCGCGGCGCGCTGCAACGGCACTTCGGGGTGCGACTGGCATTCCAGAACTGCCACCGCGTCGCGGTGTTCCCGCTGGACTCCTCGGTCGACGAGCGGCTCGCCCGCTTCACCTCCGTACGTGGCCAGCTGCTCAATCAGTCGCCCGAACTGCGCGACTGCTGA
- a CDS encoding LLM class flavin-dependent oxidoreductase produces MRVGTFVLAAQFPGQGQGEALHRAVRSAEVAEESGLDSVWLAEHHFVPYGVCPSAITLAALLLGRTRRIRVGTAVSVLPNAHPVALGEQAALLHLTSGGRFSLGLGRGGPWVDLEVFGAGLDAYEKGFTESLDLLLRWLREPRVAARGERFTFREVPVVPRPDELIDGPPKGPEVIVACTSSKSVKLAAERGLPMLLGMHCGDAEKAEMVALWRTHALAAGRPPEEVEDPGHVSAGVAQIADRRAEAAETLVKAMPGWLKQGLDAHVTVDGRQRAMRDPVAYTELLCGLHPVGPPRLAADRIAATAERTGVTRFALLAEGSGDLAATEENVRRLGTEVLPLLG; encoded by the coding sequence ATGCGCGTGGGAACTTTTGTACTGGCCGCCCAATTCCCGGGCCAGGGGCAGGGGGAGGCGCTGCACCGAGCGGTGCGGTCCGCCGAGGTGGCGGAGGAATCCGGTCTGGATTCGGTCTGGCTGGCCGAGCATCATTTCGTGCCGTACGGCGTGTGCCCGTCGGCCATCACACTGGCCGCACTGCTGCTCGGCCGCACCCGCCGGATCCGTGTCGGCACGGCGGTGAGCGTCCTGCCGAACGCCCATCCCGTGGCCCTCGGCGAGCAGGCGGCGCTGCTGCATCTCACCTCCGGAGGGAGGTTCTCGCTCGGCCTGGGCCGGGGCGGCCCCTGGGTCGACCTGGAGGTGTTCGGCGCGGGGCTCGACGCGTACGAGAAGGGGTTCACCGAATCCCTTGACCTGCTGCTGCGCTGGCTGCGCGAGCCCCGTGTCGCAGCCCGGGGGGAGCGATTCACCTTCCGTGAAGTCCCGGTCGTGCCACGGCCGGACGAGCTGATCGACGGCCCGCCCAAGGGCCCCGAGGTCATCGTCGCGTGTACGTCCTCGAAGAGTGTGAAGCTCGCCGCCGAACGCGGGCTCCCGATGCTGCTCGGAATGCACTGCGGGGACGCGGAGAAGGCGGAGATGGTCGCCCTGTGGCGCACGCACGCGCTCGCCGCGGGCCGCCCGCCCGAGGAGGTCGAGGACCCCGGCCATGTGTCGGCCGGAGTGGCCCAGATCGCCGACCGCCGGGCCGAGGCCGCCGAGACCCTGGTGAAGGCGATGCCCGGCTGGCTCAAGCAGGGCCTGGACGCCCATGTGACGGTCGACGGCCGGCAGCGCGCCATGCGGGACCCCGTGGCCTACACGGAACTGCTGTGCGGGCTGCACCCGGTGGGCCCGCCACGGCTCGCCGCGGACCGGATCGCGGCCACGGCCGAACGTACCGGTGTCACACGCTTCGCGCTGCTCGCAGAGGGCTCGGGCGATCTGGCGGCCACCGAGGAGAACGTGCGGCGGCTGGGCACAGAGGTACTGCCTCTGCTCGGCTGA
- a CDS encoding ATP/GTP-binding protein → MSPRRNRPRGGENPTERTAEPGERYGGFGRSESWQGEEWSVRHVAGARAAGKRYRCPGCDQEIPSGVPHVVVWPEHGGVDDRRHWHKACWNAKDRRTTRVQRSRNAPRY, encoded by the coding sequence GTGTCCCCGCGCCGCAACCGCCCCCGAGGCGGCGAGAACCCGACCGAGCGCACAGCAGAGCCGGGTGAGAGGTACGGCGGCTTCGGGAGGAGCGAGTCCTGGCAGGGCGAGGAATGGTCGGTGCGCCATGTCGCGGGTGCACGTGCCGCGGGCAAGAGGTATCGCTGCCCCGGCTGCGACCAGGAGATCCCGTCCGGGGTGCCGCATGTGGTGGTGTGGCCCGAGCACGGCGGGGTGGACGACCGCCGGCACTGGCACAAGGCGTGCTGGAACGCGAAGGACCGCCGCACCACGCGGGTGCAGCGGTCCCGTAACGCGCCCAGGTACTGA